A window of Sphingomonas sp. Leaf357 contains these coding sequences:
- a CDS encoding DHA2 family efflux MFS transporter permease subunit has protein sequence MADAASEPTPLTGGKLLLGGIALALANFVVVLDTTIANVSVPHIAGGLAISPTQGTWVITSYSVADAISVPLTGWLAARFGTVRWFVMSLIGFGIFSMLCGLSNSLPMLVVFRICQGLSGGPLMPLSQMLLLRIFPREKAGAAMGLWAMTTVCAPIAGPILGGMISDNWTWPWIFFINIPVVCFCIFAVSRMVAPFETKTAKVGIDVIGLVLMVIWVGAFQLMLDTGREHDWFSSPFVVAMAIIAAIGLPAFIIWELGEKNPIVDIKVFRHRGFTAGTIAIALGFGAFFASVVLTPLWLQQVVGYTATEAGYTTAFVGVFAVAMSPVAARLVGKVDLRITVCGGILWLGVMSLLRAGWSTDSDFFHLALPQLLQGIGMPFFFVGLTALALSSVKPSETTSAAGIMSFVRTLCGAIGTATATTAWDNASRVSRSDMVPSMNGVAATMEQLQAKGLGTEQARGAIDRLVEAQSSTVGATHVFTLAFVVFLIAAAFVWLAPKPKGKVEMGAAH, from the coding sequence GTGGCCGATGCCGCCTCCGAACCCACGCCGCTGACCGGCGGCAAGCTGCTGCTCGGCGGGATCGCGCTGGCGCTGGCGAACTTCGTCGTCGTGCTCGACACGACGATCGCCAACGTCTCCGTGCCGCATATCGCCGGTGGCCTCGCCATCTCGCCGACGCAGGGGACGTGGGTGATCACCTCCTACTCGGTGGCCGATGCGATCAGCGTGCCGCTGACCGGCTGGCTCGCCGCGCGCTTCGGCACGGTGCGCTGGTTCGTGATGTCGCTGATTGGGTTCGGCATATTCTCGATGCTGTGCGGCCTGTCGAACAGCCTGCCGATGCTGGTGGTCTTCCGCATCTGCCAGGGCCTGTCGGGCGGGCCGCTGATGCCGCTCAGCCAGATGCTGCTGCTGCGGATATTCCCCCGGGAGAAGGCCGGCGCCGCGATGGGGCTATGGGCGATGACGACGGTGTGCGCGCCGATCGCCGGGCCTATCCTCGGCGGCATGATCAGCGACAATTGGACTTGGCCGTGGATCTTCTTCATCAACATTCCGGTCGTCTGCTTCTGCATCTTCGCCGTCAGCCGCATGGTCGCTCCGTTCGAGACGAAGACCGCCAAGGTCGGGATCGACGTGATCGGGCTGGTGCTGATGGTGATCTGGGTCGGCGCGTTCCAGCTGATGCTGGACACGGGGCGCGAGCATGACTGGTTCTCCTCCCCGTTCGTCGTCGCCATGGCGATCATCGCGGCGATCGGTTTGCCGGCGTTCATCATCTGGGAATTGGGCGAGAAAAACCCGATCGTCGATATCAAGGTGTTCCGGCACCGCGGCTTCACCGCGGGCACGATCGCCATCGCGCTCGGGTTCGGCGCGTTCTTCGCTTCGGTCGTGCTGACGCCGTTATGGCTGCAACAGGTGGTCGGCTACACCGCCACCGAAGCGGGGTATACGACTGCGTTCGTCGGAGTGTTCGCCGTCGCCATGTCGCCGGTCGCGGCGCGGCTGGTCGGCAAGGTCGATCTGCGCATCACGGTGTGCGGGGGAATCCTGTGGCTCGGCGTGATGTCGCTGTTGCGCGCCGGGTGGAGCACAGATTCGGACTTCTTCCATCTCGCATTGCCGCAATTGCTGCAGGGGATCGGCATGCCGTTCTTCTTCGTCGGCCTCACCGCGCTAGCGCTGTCGTCGGTGAAGCCGAGCGAAACGACCTCGGCGGCGGGCATCATGAGCTTCGTTCGCACCCTGTGCGGCGCGATCGGCACGGCGACCGCCACCACCGCGTGGGACAATGCCAGTCGCGTCAGCCGATCCGACATGGTGCCGTCGATGAACGGCGTGGCGGCGACGATGGAGCAGTTGCAGGCCAAGGGTCTCGGCACCGAACAGGCGCGCGGGGCGATCGACC
- a CDS encoding efflux RND transporter periplasmic adaptor subunit, producing the protein MADADAHAQPEADTTQRNDDHPAPPTAGKRRKLLTILAIVVAAAACLWAIWYFVFDVGRVHTDNAYVGADSAQITSLVSGPVTEVRVGGTQAVKKGDILVVIDSADAKIDLATAQAALLQAQQKYGQTAALAGSARSKVTSRGADIAQARAKLADANAMLARTKIDLDRRQQLVGSGAASAEELTTARAAYQSALASRQLAQAGVTSAIATQNSAGDDAAASEALVRGTTIDTSPDVASARARLDKAKLDLERTVIRAPVDGIVTNRQVQVGQRIAAGAPIMTIVPIATAYVDANYKESQLRDVRIGQPAELTSDYYGGDVVFHGHVTGFSGGTGAAFSLIPAQNATGNWVKVVQRLPVRITIDPKDLQAHPLRVGLTMDAVIDTRGK; encoded by the coding sequence ATGGCCGATGCCGATGCGCATGCGCAGCCCGAAGCGGATACCACGCAGCGGAACGACGATCATCCCGCGCCGCCCACCGCCGGCAAGCGCAGGAAGCTGCTGACGATTCTCGCGATCGTCGTGGCCGCCGCCGCCTGCTTGTGGGCGATCTGGTATTTCGTGTTCGATGTCGGCCGCGTGCATACCGACAATGCCTATGTCGGCGCGGATTCGGCGCAGATCACCTCGCTCGTCTCCGGGCCCGTCACCGAAGTGCGGGTCGGCGGCACGCAGGCGGTGAAGAAGGGCGACATCCTCGTCGTGATCGATTCCGCCGATGCGAAGATCGATCTCGCCACCGCCCAGGCCGCCTTGCTGCAGGCACAGCAGAAATACGGCCAGACCGCGGCGCTCGCCGGGTCCGCCCGCTCGAAGGTGACGTCGCGCGGCGCGGATATCGCGCAGGCACGCGCCAAGCTGGCCGATGCCAATGCGATGCTCGCCCGCACGAAGATCGATCTCGATCGCCGCCAGCAGCTGGTCGGCAGCGGTGCCGCCTCGGCCGAGGAACTGACCACCGCGCGCGCCGCCTATCAGAGCGCGCTCGCCTCCCGCCAACTGGCGCAGGCCGGCGTCACGTCGGCGATCGCGACGCAGAACTCCGCCGGGGACGACGCGGCGGCGAGCGAGGCGCTGGTGCGCGGCACGACGATCGACACGTCGCCCGACGTGGCCTCGGCGCGCGCGCGGCTCGACAAGGCCAAGCTCGACCTCGAACGTACGGTGATCCGCGCGCCGGTCGACGGCATCGTCACCAATCGCCAGGTGCAGGTGGGCCAGCGCATCGCCGCCGGCGCGCCGATCATGACGATCGTGCCGATCGCCACCGCCTATGTCGATGCCAATTACAAGGAGAGCCAGTTGCGCGACGTGCGGATCGGCCAGCCGGCCGAACTCACCTCCGATTATTATGGCGGCGATGTCGTGTTCCACGGCCATGTCACTGGCTTTTCCGGTGGCACCGGCGCGGCATTCTCGCTGATCCCGGCGCAGAACGCGACCGGCAACTGGGTGAAGGTGGTGCAGCGCCTGCCGGTGCGCATCACGATCGATCCGAAGGATCTGCAGGCGCATCCCCTGCGCGTCGGGCTGACGATGGACGCCGTCATCGATACGCGCGGCAAATAA
- a CDS encoding efflux transporter outer membrane subunit yields MRLVHLTLAASSAALLAGCVPDLGAKPEPRTATSLESTRSLAPTQGATRDWPAAAWWSGFGDPQLNALIEEALKASPDVAAAVARIDAADALARQSRSALSPSLSADGLVGGNKQSKNLGIPPEFVPDGIQDTGRLTGTANFNLDLWGKNRAALAAATSEAQAARVDADQARLMLSTNIAAAYAELAQYHAERDVAIEALRVRDASARLTTQRVDVGVDAVGSQRQAESRVPAARADIAALDEAIVLTKNRIAALVGAGPDRGLGIARPTISAAAIGVPDRAGIDLVGRRPDVVAARLRADAAAKRIKVARADFYPNISLSAIVGLQSLGLGRLFEGNSSYGSAGPAFSLPIFDGGRIEGRYVQARADYDGAVATYDRTLIAALHEVADAVASQRALDRRLAEQRTSLAAAADASRIAALRYTGGLSTQLTVLTADDYQLTARRAVADLEARRIALDVALIRALGGGYTYTETK; encoded by the coding sequence ATGCGTCTCGTCCACCTCACACTGGCGGCCTCGTCTGCCGCTCTGCTCGCCGGTTGCGTGCCCGATCTCGGCGCCAAGCCCGAGCCGCGCACGGCCACGTCGCTCGAATCGACCCGGAGCCTCGCGCCGACACAAGGCGCGACCCGCGACTGGCCGGCGGCCGCGTGGTGGAGCGGGTTCGGGGATCCGCAACTCAACGCCCTGATCGAGGAAGCGCTCAAGGCGTCGCCCGACGTCGCCGCCGCCGTCGCCCGGATCGACGCCGCCGATGCGCTCGCCCGACAGAGCCGTTCGGCCTTGTCGCCCAGCCTGTCCGCCGATGGCTTGGTCGGCGGCAACAAGCAGAGCAAGAATCTCGGCATCCCGCCGGAATTCGTGCCCGACGGCATTCAGGACACCGGTCGCTTGACCGGCACGGCGAATTTCAACCTCGATCTGTGGGGCAAGAACCGCGCCGCGCTCGCCGCCGCCACGTCGGAGGCACAGGCGGCGCGCGTCGATGCCGATCAGGCGCGGCTGATGCTGTCCACCAACATCGCCGCCGCCTATGCCGAACTGGCGCAATATCACGCCGAGCGTGATGTCGCGATCGAGGCGCTGCGCGTGCGGGACGCGAGCGCCAGGCTGACCACGCAGCGCGTCGATGTCGGGGTCGATGCGGTCGGCAGCCAGCGCCAGGCGGAATCGCGCGTGCCCGCCGCCCGCGCCGATATCGCCGCTTTGGACGAAGCGATCGTGCTCACGAAGAACCGCATCGCCGCCTTGGTCGGTGCCGGCCCGGATCGCGGCCTCGGCATCGCACGCCCGACGATCTCCGCCGCCGCGATCGGCGTGCCGGACCGGGCCGGGATCGATCTGGTCGGCCGCCGCCCGGACGTCGTCGCCGCGCGGTTGCGGGCCGATGCCGCCGCCAAGCGCATCAAGGTCGCGCGGGCGGACTTTTATCCCAATATCAGCCTGTCGGCGATCGTCGGCCTGCAATCCTTGGGCCTCGGCCGGCTGTTCGAAGGGAATTCGAGCTATGGCAGCGCCGGCCCCGCCTTCAGCCTGCCGATCTTCGACGGCGGTCGCATCGAGGGCCGCTACGTGCAGGCGCGCGCGGATTATGACGGCGCGGTCGCCACGTACGATCGCACGTTGATCGCCGCGCTGCACGAGGTCGCCGACGCCGTCGCCAGCCAGCGCGCGCTCGACCGGCGGCTCGCCGAACAGCGCACCTCGCTCGCCGCTGCCGCCGATGCCAGCCGCATCGCCGCCTTGCGCTACACCGGCGGGCTCTCGACCCAACTGACCGTGCTGACCGCGGACGATTACCAACTCACCGCCCGGCGTGCCGTGGCCGATCTCGAAGCGCGCCGCATCGCGCTCGACGTCGCGCTGATCCGCGCGCTCGGCGGTGGCTATACCTATACGGAGACGAAGTGA
- a CDS encoding TetR/AcrR family transcriptional regulator produces the protein MIPVSIAAHSTLASCEPDGRALRRQAFVDAARDAFFARGYGETTMSSIAAAVGGSKTTLWSYFPSKEELFAAVVDDIGKHFSPALTVELPLGAPVRATLQNFATAMLRTILSPPIIALHRVVTGEAQRFPELGALFYERGPRRGKERLAAFIADAMAEGRLRQGDPMVAAWQFSALCQSGCFQEILLAIQNVASEERIAKDIDAAIDTFMRAWTAE, from the coding sequence ATGATACCAGTCAGTATTGCCGCCCATTCGACCCTCGCCTCGTGCGAGCCCGACGGCCGCGCGTTGCGCCGCCAAGCCTTCGTCGATGCCGCCCGCGACGCGTTTTTCGCGCGGGGATATGGCGAGACGACGATGTCGTCGATCGCGGCCGCCGTGGGTGGATCGAAGACCACCTTGTGGTCCTACTTCCCCTCCAAGGAAGAGTTGTTCGCCGCCGTCGTGGACGATATCGGCAAGCATTTCAGCCCCGCGCTGACGGTGGAGCTGCCGCTGGGCGCGCCGGTCCGCGCGACGCTGCAGAACTTCGCGACGGCGATGTTGCGGACGATCCTGTCGCCCCCGATCATCGCGCTGCACCGCGTCGTGACCGGCGAGGCGCAACGCTTTCCGGAACTGGGCGCGCTGTTCTACGAGCGCGGGCCGCGGCGCGGCAAGGAACGCCTGGCGGCGTTCATCGCCGATGCCATGGCCGAGGGACGGTTGCGGCAGGGCGACCCGATGGTGGCCGCGTGGCAATTCTCCGCCTTGTGCCAGTCGGGTTGTTTTCAGGAGATCCTGCTCGCGATCCAGAACGTGGCGAGCGAGGAGCGGATCGCGAAGGACATCGACGCCGCGATCGACACCTTCATGCGAGCGTGGACGGCAGAATGA
- a CDS encoding Cof-type HAD-IIB family hydrolase: MSVEIRLVVSDVDGTLVDGKKELTSGTIDAVGRLRTAGLGFTIVSARPRSGMMPIADRLAIDAPMGAFNGGTIFKRDGTIVCQHFIDREVVEGMFDLAEGAAVDVWVFADDRWYASTDQGVHVTHERIASNQAPIVTGDFTELYDRADKITFVSDDADLLRGLNDKARPFADRATIMQSQTYYLDVTARAANKGDGISLLAEAMGTPLSATCAIGDQANDVPMFARAGLSIAMGQGPADVRAKADKVTAGNDEDGVAQAIDTIILPSTLA, encoded by the coding sequence GTGAGTGTCGAAATAAGGCTGGTCGTATCCGACGTCGATGGCACGTTGGTCGATGGGAAGAAGGAACTGACGTCGGGGACGATCGATGCGGTCGGTCGCCTGCGCACGGCGGGCCTCGGCTTCACCATCGTCAGCGCGCGGCCGCGTTCCGGCATGATGCCGATCGCGGATCGGTTGGCGATAGACGCGCCGATGGGCGCGTTCAATGGCGGCACGATCTTCAAGCGTGACGGCACGATCGTCTGCCAGCATTTCATCGACCGCGAGGTGGTCGAGGGCATGTTCGATCTTGCCGAAGGCGCGGCGGTGGATGTCTGGGTGTTCGCCGACGACAGATGGTATGCCAGCACCGATCAAGGCGTGCATGTCACGCACGAACGTATCGCCTCCAACCAGGCGCCGATCGTCACCGGCGACTTTACCGAACTCTACGATCGCGCCGACAAGATCACCTTCGTCAGCGACGATGCCGATCTGTTGCGCGGCTTGAACGACAAGGCCCGGCCGTTCGCGGACCGGGCGACGATCATGCAGTCGCAGACCTATTATCTCGACGTGACCGCGCGCGCGGCGAACAAGGGCGACGGGATCTCGCTGCTGGCCGAGGCGATGGGCACGCCGCTGTCCGCCACCTGTGCGATCGGCGATCAGGCCAACGACGTGCCGATGTTCGCGCGCGCGGGCCTGTCGATCGCGATGGGGCAGGGCCCGGCCGACGTCCGCGCCAAGGCCGACAAGGTGACGGCCGGCAATGACGAGGATGGCGTGGCGCAGGCGATCGACACGATCATTCTGCCGTCCACGCTCGCATGA
- the gnd gene encoding phosphogluconate dehydrogenase (NAD(+)-dependent, decarboxylating), which yields MKIGIIGLGRMGGNIARRLMRAGHETVVFDRDQKAIDALVADGAIAASGLEDMKVKLDSPAIFWSMLPAGEITEQTIATISGLCGEGDIVIDGGNSFYKDDIRRAKTLAEKGIRYIDVGTSGGVWGLERGYCMMVGGDKDAVDHVDPMLAALAPGAGTITRTPGRPDGDDPRAEQGYIHAGPAGAGHFVKMVHNGIEYGLMQAYAEGFDILKGKASDKLPEDERFDLNLTDIAEVWRRGSVISSWLLDLSAIALAKDMELQAFSGNVADSGEGQWTIDAAMEEKVPANVLTAALFARYRSRVEHTFGDKLLSAMRYGFGGHVEMPQ from the coding sequence ATGAAGATCGGTATCATCGGCCTCGGCCGCATGGGTGGCAACATCGCTCGACGGCTGATGCGCGCAGGCCACGAGACGGTGGTGTTCGACCGCGACCAGAAGGCGATCGACGCGCTGGTGGCCGATGGCGCGATCGCCGCCTCGGGCCTTGAGGACATGAAGGTCAAGCTGGATAGTCCTGCGATCTTCTGGTCGATGCTACCCGCCGGCGAGATCACAGAGCAGACCATCGCCACCATTTCTGGGCTGTGCGGCGAAGGCGACATCGTGATCGACGGAGGCAACAGCTTTTACAAGGACGATATCCGCCGCGCTAAGACGCTCGCCGAAAAGGGCATCCGCTATATCGACGTCGGCACGTCCGGGGGCGTCTGGGGCCTGGAGCGCGGCTATTGCATGATGGTCGGTGGCGACAAGGATGCGGTCGACCATGTCGATCCGATGCTCGCCGCGCTCGCCCCCGGTGCCGGCACGATCACGCGCACGCCGGGCCGTCCCGATGGTGACGATCCCCGCGCCGAGCAGGGCTATATCCATGCCGGGCCTGCCGGCGCGGGCCATTTCGTGAAGATGGTGCATAATGGCATCGAATACGGCCTGATGCAGGCCTATGCCGAAGGCTTCGACATCCTGAAGGGCAAGGCATCCGACAAGCTGCCGGAGGACGAACGTTTCGATCTCAACCTGACCGACATCGCCGAGGTCTGGCGGCGCGGCAGCGTGATCTCGTCATGGCTGCTCGACCTCTCCGCCATCGCGCTCGCCAAGGACATGGAGCTCCAAGCATTCAGCGGCAATGTCGCCGATTCGGGCGAGGGCCAGTGGACGATCGACGCGGCGATGGAGGAGAAGGTGCCGGCCAACGTGCTCACCGCCGCCTTGTTCGCGCGCTATCGCAGCCGGGTGGAGCATACGTTCGGCGACAAACTGCTCTCGGCAATGCGTTACGGCTTCGGCGGTCACGTCGAGATGCCCCAGTGA